Proteins found in one Tamandua tetradactyla isolate mTamTet1 chromosome 3, mTamTet1.pri, whole genome shotgun sequence genomic segment:
- the TP53I3 gene encoding quinone oxidoreductase PIG3 isoform X2: MVLTHLCTHLSLQRRGQYAPPPGASSILGLEAAGHVAELGPGCQGHWKPGDLAMALLPGGGQAQYVTVPEGLLMPVPAGLSLPEAAAIPEAWLTAFQLLHFVGNVQAGDSVLIHAGASGVGTAAIQLTRMAGALPLVTAGSQHKVQIATKLGAAAGFNYEEEDFSEATLKFTKGAGVNLILDCIGGSYWEKNVNCLALDGCWVLYGLMGGANISGPLFSKLLFKRGSLITTLLRSRDKKYKQMLVKAFTEQVLPHFSSEGPQRLLPVLDRIFPLSEIQDAHAYMESNSNVGKIVLELPQ; encoded by the exons ATGGTGCTCACTCACCTGTGCACCCACCTCTCTCTGCAGAGACGAGGCCAGTATGCCCCGCCGCCAGGAGCCAGCAGCATTTTGGGACTGGAAGCAGCTGGACatgtggcagagctggggcctGGCTGCCAGGGGCACTGGAAGCCTGGAGACTTGGCCATGGCTCTGCTGCCCGGTGGGGGCCAGGCTCAATATGTGACTGTCCCCGAAGGGCTCCTCATGCCCGTCCCAGCAGGACTGTCCCTACCCGAGGCTGCAGCCATCCCAGAGGCCTGGCTCACTGCCTTCCAGCTGCTGCACTTTGTGG GAAATGTTCAGGCAGGAGACTCTGTACTGATCCATGCAGGAGCGAGTGGTGTGGGCACAGCTGCCATCCAGCTCACCCGGATGGCCGGGGCTCTTCCCCTGGTCACAGCGGGCTCTCAGCACAAGGTTCAGATAGCAACAAAGCTCGGGGCAGCTGCTGGATTCAATTACGAAGAAGAGGACTTTTCTGAAGCAACACTGAAATTCACCAAAG GTGCTGGAGTCAATCTTATCCTAGACTGCATAGGTGGATCTTACTGGGAGAAGAATGTCAACTGCCTGGCTCTTGATGGTTGCTGGGTTCTTTATGGTCTGATGGGAGGAGCTAACATCAGTGGACCCCTGTTTTCAAAGCTACTTTTTAAACGAGGAAGCCTAATCACCACTTTACTGAGATCTAGGGACAAAAAG TACAAGCAAATGCTGGTGAAGGCTTTCACGGAACAAGTTCTGCCCCACTTCTCCTCGGAGGGTCCCCAGCGTCTACTGCCTGTTCTAGACAGAATCTTCCCGCTGAGTGAAATCCAAGATGCCCACGCGTACATGGAGAGTAACAGCAACGTGGGCAAAATCGTCCTGGAGCTGCCCCAATGA
- the TP53I3 gene encoding quinone oxidoreductase PIG3 isoform X1 codes for MLAVHFDQPGGPENLYLKEVAKPSPGEGEVLLQVAASALNRADLLQRRGQYAPPPGASSILGLEAAGHVAELGPGCQGHWKPGDLAMALLPGGGQAQYVTVPEGLLMPVPAGLSLPEAAAIPEAWLTAFQLLHFVGNVQAGDSVLIHAGASGVGTAAIQLTRMAGALPLVTAGSQHKVQIATKLGAAAGFNYEEEDFSEATLKFTKGAGVNLILDCIGGSYWEKNVNCLALDGCWVLYGLMGGANISGPLFSKLLFKRGSLITTLLRSRDKKYKQMLVKAFTEQVLPHFSSEGPQRLLPVLDRIFPLSEIQDAHAYMESNSNVGKIVLELPQ; via the exons ATGCTAGCTGTGCACTTTGACCAGCCGGGAGGACCAGAGAACCTTTACCTCAAGGAGGTGGCCAAGCCGAGCCCCGGAGAGGGGGAAGTTCTCCTCCAAGTGGCGGCCAGCGCCCTGAACCGGGCAGACCTACTCCAG AGACGAGGCCAGTATGCCCCGCCGCCAGGAGCCAGCAGCATTTTGGGACTGGAAGCAGCTGGACatgtggcagagctggggcctGGCTGCCAGGGGCACTGGAAGCCTGGAGACTTGGCCATGGCTCTGCTGCCCGGTGGGGGCCAGGCTCAATATGTGACTGTCCCCGAAGGGCTCCTCATGCCCGTCCCAGCAGGACTGTCCCTACCCGAGGCTGCAGCCATCCCAGAGGCCTGGCTCACTGCCTTCCAGCTGCTGCACTTTGTGG GAAATGTTCAGGCAGGAGACTCTGTACTGATCCATGCAGGAGCGAGTGGTGTGGGCACAGCTGCCATCCAGCTCACCCGGATGGCCGGGGCTCTTCCCCTGGTCACAGCGGGCTCTCAGCACAAGGTTCAGATAGCAACAAAGCTCGGGGCAGCTGCTGGATTCAATTACGAAGAAGAGGACTTTTCTGAAGCAACACTGAAATTCACCAAAG GTGCTGGAGTCAATCTTATCCTAGACTGCATAGGTGGATCTTACTGGGAGAAGAATGTCAACTGCCTGGCTCTTGATGGTTGCTGGGTTCTTTATGGTCTGATGGGAGGAGCTAACATCAGTGGACCCCTGTTTTCAAAGCTACTTTTTAAACGAGGAAGCCTAATCACCACTTTACTGAGATCTAGGGACAAAAAG TACAAGCAAATGCTGGTGAAGGCTTTCACGGAACAAGTTCTGCCCCACTTCTCCTCGGAGGGTCCCCAGCGTCTACTGCCTGTTCTAGACAGAATCTTCCCGCTGAGTGAAATCCAAGATGCCCACGCGTACATGGAGAGTAACAGCAACGTGGGCAAAATCGTCCTGGAGCTGCCCCAATGA
- the TP53I3 gene encoding quinone oxidoreductase PIG3 isoform X3 → MLAVHFDQPGGPENLYLKEVAKPSPGEGEVLLQVAASALNRADLLQRRGQYAPPPGASSILGLEAAGHVAELGPGCQGHWKPGDLAMALLPGGGQAQYVTVPEGLLMPVPAGLSLPEAAAIPEAWLTAFQLLHFVGNVQAGDSVLIHAGASGVGTAAIQLTRMAGALPLVTAGSQHKVQIATKLGAAAGFNYEEEDFSEATLKFTKVQANAGEGFHGTSSAPLLLGGSPASTACSRQNLPAE, encoded by the exons ATGCTAGCTGTGCACTTTGACCAGCCGGGAGGACCAGAGAACCTTTACCTCAAGGAGGTGGCCAAGCCGAGCCCCGGAGAGGGGGAAGTTCTCCTCCAAGTGGCGGCCAGCGCCCTGAACCGGGCAGACCTACTCCAG AGACGAGGCCAGTATGCCCCGCCGCCAGGAGCCAGCAGCATTTTGGGACTGGAAGCAGCTGGACatgtggcagagctggggcctGGCTGCCAGGGGCACTGGAAGCCTGGAGACTTGGCCATGGCTCTGCTGCCCGGTGGGGGCCAGGCTCAATATGTGACTGTCCCCGAAGGGCTCCTCATGCCCGTCCCAGCAGGACTGTCCCTACCCGAGGCTGCAGCCATCCCAGAGGCCTGGCTCACTGCCTTCCAGCTGCTGCACTTTGTGG GAAATGTTCAGGCAGGAGACTCTGTACTGATCCATGCAGGAGCGAGTGGTGTGGGCACAGCTGCCATCCAGCTCACCCGGATGGCCGGGGCTCTTCCCCTGGTCACAGCGGGCTCTCAGCACAAGGTTCAGATAGCAACAAAGCTCGGGGCAGCTGCTGGATTCAATTACGAAGAAGAGGACTTTTCTGAAGCAACACTGAAATTCACCAAAG TACAAGCAAATGCTGGTGAAGGCTTTCACGGAACAAGTTCTGCCCCACTTCTCCTCGGAGGGTCCCCAGCGTCTACTGCCTGTTCTAGACAGAATCTTCCCGCTGAGTGA
- the PFN4 gene encoding profilin-4, translating to MSHLQNLLLDALLGTKHVDSAALIRLHERSLCVASPGFTIMPSDIRTLVNGFAKNPLQTRREGLYFKEKGYKCVRADDYSLYAKNENTGVIVVKTHQYLLVATYIEGMYPSVCVEATEKLGEYLRKKGN from the exons ATGAGCCACTTACAGAACTTACTGTTAGATGCCCTGCTGGGAACGAAGCATGTGGATAGCGCAGCCCTCATCAGGCTCCATGAGCGGAGCCTGTGTGTAGCATCGCCTGGATTTACT ATAATGCCCAGTGACATTCGAACACTTGTGAATGGATTTGCCAAGAACCCTTTGCAAACCCGAAGAGAAGgattatattttaaggaaaagggTTACAAATGTGTCCGGGCAGATGATTATTCTCTTTATGCTAAGAAT GAAAATACTGGCGTGATTGTTGTGAAGACTCATCAGTATCTTCTGGTGGCAACTTACATTGAGGGCATGTATCCTAGTGTCTGTGTGGAAGCTACTGAGAAGCTGG gagagtatctaagaaaaaaaggaaattag